Proteins from one Corynebacterium testudinoris genomic window:
- a CDS encoding PLDc N-terminal domain-containing protein yields the protein MSTSSKKFAELSTRAQVGIVIGALVEITAKVGTWVDLSRRPADQVRGPKWAWVAASFINGFGPAAYWSFGRK from the coding sequence ATGAGTACCAGCAGCAAGAAGTTCGCGGAGCTGTCCACCCGAGCCCAGGTCGGGATTGTCATCGGAGCACTCGTGGAAATCACCGCCAAGGTAGGCACCTGGGTGGACCTTTCCCGGCGCCCCGCCGATCAGGTCCGTGGACCAAAATGGGCGTGGGTGGCCGCATCCTTCATCAACGGATTCGGCCCGGCGGCCTATTGGTCATTCGGACGCAAGTGA
- a CDS encoding ACT domain-containing protein codes for MFAIMTVTGADHTGIIAAVTSELAAQEVNILDVSQTIMDKYFTMILRVEFDENHTDIATIDRQMEAVGQAQGLVIRIQAEALFTAVNEI; via the coding sequence ATGTTTGCCATCATGACTGTCACGGGCGCCGATCACACCGGAATCATCGCCGCCGTCACCTCCGAACTGGCTGCCCAGGAAGTCAATATCCTCGACGTTTCTCAAACGATCATGGACAAGTACTTCACGATGATCCTGCGCGTGGAATTCGATGAGAATCACACCGACATCGCCACGATCGACCGGCAGATGGAGGCGGTCGGCCAGGCCCAGGGCTTGGTCATCCGTATCCAGGCTGAAGCCTTGTTCACCGCAGTCAACGAGATCTAG
- a CDS encoding glutamine amidotransferase, translating to MPRVLLVSLRSGVTSALVAAAEHRDFLEATRMQPEDMPLVVLDSPEAAIGDLSGFDGVLIGGSSLNITNEQWGEWQHHVHAQLRTIIDAGIPAFFVCYGTSWLVHELGGRIGHGHAEKTGSTIVELTSEGQKDPLTQGLPQTFTSLTGHTENVEEVGPGVVTLATGPTCPVQFIRFGDHVWATQFHSDMDAVAMKARMDFFYDYGYFSPEDYDAIVATLPEIDTTWSNRLVENFVRYCGGNSAN from the coding sequence ATGCCTAGAGTTCTCCTCGTCTCCCTCCGGTCCGGCGTGACCAGTGCCCTTGTTGCGGCAGCTGAGCACCGCGATTTCCTCGAGGCGACGAGGATGCAACCGGAAGATATGCCCCTGGTGGTTCTTGATTCCCCGGAGGCCGCCATCGGGGACTTGAGCGGGTTCGACGGCGTCCTCATCGGCGGGAGTTCGCTCAACATCACCAACGAGCAATGGGGTGAGTGGCAGCATCACGTGCACGCGCAGCTGCGCACGATCATTGATGCTGGCATTCCCGCTTTTTTCGTCTGCTACGGCACCAGTTGGCTGGTCCATGAGCTGGGTGGCCGGATTGGTCACGGGCACGCCGAGAAGACTGGATCGACCATCGTGGAGCTGACCAGTGAGGGCCAGAAGGATCCCCTCACCCAGGGGCTACCGCAGACTTTTACGTCGCTGACCGGCCATACGGAGAACGTGGAGGAGGTGGGCCCGGGCGTGGTCACTTTGGCCACCGGGCCTACGTGCCCCGTGCAGTTCATCCGCTTTGGCGACCACGTCTGGGCGACCCAGTTCCACTCCGATATGGATGCGGTGGCCATGAAAGCTCGCATGGATTTCTTTTATGACTACGGGTATTTCTCACCCGAAGACTACGACGCCATCGTGGCCACCCTGCCGGAGATCGACACCACCTGGTCGAATCGACTGGTGGAGAATTTTGTCCGCTACTGCGGGGGCAACTCAGCGAACTGA
- a CDS encoding cation-transporting P-type ATPase, translated as MTAPHALPAPDVFTEFGTRPEGLNPDELSAAVERYGENALPVAAQETTWQRLLRQFHDPMIYVLIGAAVFTAFLGHVPDTIVIVAVVLINALVGFFQEGKAANALAAIRDMLSPSSEVIRGGQWQTIDSVELVPGDVIRLRPGDKVPADVRLVDANSLRIEESALTGESVPSSKNTDPVAEDAQLGDRTSMAFSGTTVAAGSGLGVVTATGADTQIGHITSLLGNVEQVETPLTRSMSRFSSVLAIGAVILAVLMVVVSVLIYRTDWSEAIISAIGFAVAAIPEGLPAVMAITLALGVQKMAARNAITRRLNSVETLGSVTAICTDKTGTLTRNEMTVRSVLSRQGEYDITGTGYAPIGEILLAGTDTPATLKEHPDLRRMAEVAAYANEASVDKHDDGTWALTGEPTDGGILTFALKAGIARDTAPVATVPFDSDVKYMATLDDGHIIHLKGAPDRLLDRCDRQSGPDGGTEPLDRQWWEKRIDDLGSRGLRVLAAAWRQADTDALSTDDIDAGGFIFLGLYGIIDPPRDEVIAAVGTVQRAGVRVRMITGDHASTATAIARDIGLIDARAITGAELEQATDEQLRNIVRDHDVYARTSPEHKLRLVRALQANGEVVAMTGDGVNDAPSLKQADVGIAMGIKGTEATKDAADIVLADDNFATIASAMKMGRTIYDNLKKAIIFMLPTNGAQGLVILIAMLVGMTLPITALQVLWVNLITAVTLSLALSFEPAEPGIMDRPPRDPRASLLDSESTIRIVYVSVLIGGSAIAVFNYFYNRGMDLDMARTVAVNTLVISQIFYLFTARFSRVSALRRELFTTNPVSWLCVVIMLVLQAAFVYLPFMQAAFDTTSLGWRGWAIPLVPGIIVFCAVEIDKFIRHHHDADSPSKAPGIGV; from the coding sequence ATGACTGCTCCCCACGCACTCCCGGCCCCTGACGTCTTCACCGAATTCGGCACCCGCCCAGAGGGATTGAATCCTGACGAACTCAGTGCCGCCGTGGAACGCTACGGCGAGAACGCCTTGCCGGTTGCCGCACAGGAGACAACCTGGCAACGCCTGCTACGCCAATTCCACGACCCGATGATCTACGTCCTCATCGGGGCGGCGGTGTTCACGGCTTTCCTAGGGCACGTCCCGGACACGATCGTCATCGTGGCTGTCGTCCTTATCAATGCCCTCGTCGGCTTCTTCCAGGAGGGCAAGGCCGCCAACGCCCTCGCCGCGATCCGTGACATGCTCTCCCCCAGTTCGGAGGTCATTCGCGGCGGGCAGTGGCAAACGATCGATTCGGTGGAACTCGTCCCCGGCGATGTCATCCGCCTGCGTCCTGGGGATAAGGTGCCGGCGGATGTGCGGCTGGTCGATGCCAACAGCCTCCGCATTGAGGAATCGGCCCTCACCGGGGAATCAGTACCGTCCAGCAAGAACACCGATCCCGTGGCAGAGGACGCGCAGCTGGGTGACCGCACATCGATGGCTTTCTCCGGCACCACGGTCGCCGCCGGTTCCGGCTTGGGCGTGGTCACGGCCACCGGGGCAGACACCCAAATCGGACACATCACGTCCCTCCTCGGGAACGTGGAGCAGGTGGAGACCCCGCTCACCCGGTCCATGAGCCGATTCTCTTCGGTCTTGGCCATCGGCGCCGTGATCCTCGCCGTTCTCATGGTTGTCGTGTCGGTGCTCATTTACCGCACCGACTGGTCCGAGGCGATCATCTCCGCGATTGGTTTCGCCGTCGCCGCTATCCCTGAGGGCCTGCCAGCGGTCATGGCAATCACCCTGGCGCTGGGAGTGCAGAAGATGGCTGCGCGCAACGCGATCACCCGGCGCCTGAATTCCGTGGAAACACTCGGGTCGGTCACCGCCATCTGTACGGATAAGACGGGCACGCTCACCCGCAACGAGATGACGGTCCGCTCGGTCCTCAGCCGCCAAGGCGAATACGACATCACCGGCACCGGATACGCCCCCATCGGAGAGATCCTGCTGGCTGGCACGGACACTCCTGCCACGTTGAAGGAGCATCCTGACCTGCGGCGAATGGCGGAGGTGGCGGCGTATGCGAACGAGGCGAGCGTCGATAAGCACGACGACGGTACCTGGGCGCTCACCGGTGAGCCGACTGATGGCGGCATACTCACCTTCGCGTTGAAGGCGGGCATAGCCCGCGACACGGCGCCGGTGGCGACGGTTCCTTTCGATTCTGATGTCAAGTACATGGCCACCCTCGACGATGGCCACATCATTCACCTCAAGGGCGCCCCGGATCGACTCCTCGACCGTTGTGACCGGCAATCCGGCCCGGATGGCGGCACGGAGCCACTGGACCGACAATGGTGGGAAAAGCGTATCGACGACCTCGGTAGCCGCGGTCTCCGCGTCCTCGCCGCCGCCTGGCGGCAGGCAGACACCGACGCCCTCAGCACCGACGACATCGATGCCGGCGGGTTCATCTTCCTCGGACTCTACGGCATCATTGATCCACCCCGCGACGAAGTCATCGCCGCCGTCGGCACCGTCCAGCGCGCCGGCGTCCGGGTCCGCATGATCACCGGGGACCACGCCTCCACCGCCACCGCCATCGCCCGCGACATCGGGCTTATCGACGCCCGCGCCATCACCGGCGCCGAGCTCGAACAGGCCACCGACGAGCAACTGCGGAACATCGTGCGCGATCACGACGTCTACGCGCGAACCTCCCCAGAGCACAAACTCCGACTCGTCCGAGCACTGCAGGCCAACGGCGAGGTCGTAGCCATGACCGGCGACGGCGTCAACGATGCCCCCTCCCTCAAACAAGCCGACGTCGGAATCGCCATGGGAATCAAGGGCACCGAAGCAACGAAGGACGCAGCCGACATCGTCCTGGCCGACGACAACTTCGCCACCATCGCCTCCGCCATGAAGATGGGACGCACGATTTACGACAACCTCAAAAAGGCGATCATCTTCATGCTGCCCACCAACGGCGCACAGGGACTGGTTATCCTCATCGCCATGCTCGTCGGAATGACGCTGCCCATCACCGCACTCCAAGTCCTCTGGGTCAACCTCATCACCGCCGTCACCTTGTCGCTGGCACTGTCCTTCGAACCGGCCGAACCCGGAATCATGGATCGCCCGCCCCGAGACCCCCGGGCCAGCCTGCTCGATTCCGAATCCACCATCCGCATCGTCTACGTATCCGTCCTCATCGGCGGATCAGCCATCGCCGTATTCAATTACTTCTACAACCGCGGCATGGACCTGGACATGGCCCGAACAGTCGCCGTGAACACCCTCGTGATCAGCCAGATCTTCTACCTCTTCACCGCGCGCTTCTCCCGCGTCTCCGCCCTCCGACGCGAACTGTTTACCACCAACCCCGTCTCGTGGCTGTGCGTGGTCATCATGCTCGTACTCCAAGCCGCCTTCGTCTACCTGCCCTTCATGCAGGCCGCATTCGACACCACCTCGCTGGGGTGGCGCGGGTGGGCAATCCCGCTCGTGCCCGGAATTATCGTGTTCTGCGCCGTCGAAATAGACAAGTTCATACGGCATCACCACGACGCAGATTCCCCCAGCAAGGCCCCCGGAATCGGAGTTTGA
- a CDS encoding Rv1476 family membrane protein, with product MIPADVDMDDLARQLNEDSVAFAGLNAPQMEVDLQPALLEATTRAADGDAGSVGVVVFDWTPGQAADLRDVAQDLMAATGLDTVLVRAPGGGAAVSDIHSRSVVESAQATFLANWDYVGATHGFVDDLASSGPNWIAVAVAVVAFLAIVCAVTALSVRSALRARLT from the coding sequence ATGATCCCTGCCGACGTTGACATGGACGATCTCGCCCGCCAACTCAACGAGGACTCGGTGGCGTTTGCCGGACTGAATGCCCCCCAGATGGAGGTGGACCTCCAGCCGGCACTCCTGGAAGCGACCACTCGCGCTGCGGACGGGGATGCCGGCTCGGTGGGAGTGGTGGTCTTTGACTGGACTCCCGGGCAGGCGGCGGACCTCCGTGACGTTGCCCAGGACCTCATGGCTGCCACCGGGTTAGACACTGTCCTCGTGCGTGCTCCCGGGGGAGGTGCTGCGGTGAGCGATATCCATTCGCGGTCTGTGGTGGAGTCTGCCCAGGCGACGTTCCTGGCCAATTGGGACTACGTCGGTGCTACCCATGGTTTTGTCGACGATCTGGCAAGTTCCGGGCCTAATTGGATTGCCGTCGCTGTGGCGGTAGTGGCGTTCCTGGCCATCGTGTGTGCCGTTACTGCACTGTCCGTCCGCTCGGCACTGCGCGCACGCCTTACCTAA
- a CDS encoding NAD(P)-binding oxidoreductase, giving the protein MTHSAQKILLIGGHGRVAQLATSRLVSAGLDVTSLIRKPEQVSDIEALGATPLVRDLTALSVDDWADILGDYDIAVWSAGNGGRGGEADTYAIDRDGALACIDALEQLANPPKFLMVSYLGSLDHGIDPEDSFYPYADSKETVDRRLLASELDYVILAPATLTMEEAGGVDIVANQPTGSYTTSRALVADVITALAQRPKLPEEKIVAFVDGSGTLAQFAELPPQ; this is encoded by the coding sequence ATGACACACTCGGCACAGAAAATCTTGCTCATCGGCGGACACGGCCGCGTGGCCCAGCTAGCCACCTCCCGACTCGTCTCCGCTGGACTCGACGTCACCTCGCTGATCCGCAAACCGGAACAGGTCTCCGACATCGAAGCCCTCGGGGCGACGCCACTCGTCCGTGACCTCACAGCCCTCAGCGTCGATGACTGGGCAGACATCCTCGGCGACTACGACATCGCCGTGTGGTCAGCCGGCAACGGCGGACGCGGCGGCGAGGCTGACACCTACGCCATCGACCGGGACGGAGCACTGGCCTGCATCGACGCCCTGGAACAGTTGGCCAACCCACCGAAGTTCCTCATGGTCTCCTACCTTGGTTCCCTCGACCACGGCATTGACCCCGAAGACTCCTTCTACCCCTACGCCGATTCCAAGGAGACCGTGGACCGCCGACTTCTCGCCTCCGAGCTCGATTACGTCATCCTCGCACCAGCCACGTTGACCATGGAGGAAGCCGGGGGAGTAGACATCGTGGCCAACCAACCAACGGGAAGCTACACCACGTCCAGGGCGCTTGTCGCCGATGTCATTACTGCTTTGGCACAGCGACCGAAATTGCCCGAAGAAAAGATCGTCGCGTTCGTCGACGGCTCCGGGACACTAGCTCAGTTCGCTGAGTTGCCCCCGCAGTAG
- a CDS encoding TetR/AcrR family transcriptional regulator: MPIVSDVELTRRRTEILEGARRCFAEHGYEGATVRLLEKATGKSRGAIFHHFGDKENLFLALAREDAARQAEVVAEEGLVEVMRDMLHHPERHDWLATRLEITKMLRTDAAFRARWLDHQAVLDEAVQERLSRLAADGRMRTDVSPDVLHTYLETVLDGFIARLASGRSTDGLEEVLNLVEGTVRRGATESARIE, encoded by the coding sequence ATGCCCATCGTCAGTGACGTCGAATTGACGCGTCGCCGTACCGAGATCTTGGAGGGCGCACGACGTTGCTTCGCCGAGCACGGGTACGAAGGTGCCACCGTGCGGCTGTTGGAAAAGGCCACGGGTAAATCTCGCGGGGCCATCTTCCACCACTTCGGTGACAAGGAGAATCTTTTCCTCGCGTTGGCCCGGGAAGATGCTGCTCGTCAGGCCGAGGTCGTGGCTGAGGAGGGCCTCGTCGAGGTGATGCGGGATATGCTGCACCACCCCGAGCGGCATGATTGGCTGGCTACCCGGCTGGAAATCACCAAGATGCTGCGCACCGACGCCGCATTCCGCGCGCGGTGGCTTGATCATCAGGCGGTGCTGGATGAAGCAGTCCAAGAGCGTCTGTCCCGGTTGGCAGCCGATGGCCGCATGCGCACGGATGTTTCTCCGGACGTGTTGCACACGTATCTCGAGACCGTCCTCGACGGTTTCATTGCGCGCTTGGCCTCGGGTCGTTCGACGGATGGGCTCGAGGAAGTCTTGAACCTCGTCGAAGGTACCGTCCGGCGGGGTGCGACAGAATCCGCGCGTATAGAATGA
- a CDS encoding PFL family protein: MSFHLNSHNILDTIEMIEDYRLDIRTVTMGISLLTCARSTMEETCQAVYDHVTTQASRLVEVCEGIEQELGIPIVNKRISVTPVSLITAGVQGNPADVARALDKAGREVGVNFIGGYSALVAKGATTSEEALIRSIPEALSETDVVCSSVNIATSRAGINMNAVATMGQVIKEAAELTKDRSAIACAKLVVFANSVGDNPFMAGAYHGVEEPDCVVSVGVSGPGVVDRALGNLSGASLDQVAEEIKKAAFKITRAGQLVGNMASERLGVPFGIVDLSLAPTAEQGDSVAHILEHMGLDQVGTHGTTAALALLNDAVKKGGMMACSRVGGLSGSFIPVSEDKGMIDAVRAGSISMDKLEAMTAICSVGFDMIAIPGDTSAETISGMIADEAAIGVMNHKTTAVRVIPVPGTKPGDEVSFGGLLGYAPVIPVNQVGNAEFIRRGGFIPAPVHGMRN; this comes from the coding sequence ATGAGCTTTCACCTCAACTCCCACAACATCCTCGATACCATCGAGATGATCGAGGATTACCGCCTCGATATTCGTACCGTCACCATGGGGATCTCCCTGCTGACCTGCGCGCGTTCCACCATGGAGGAAACCTGCCAGGCCGTCTACGATCACGTGACCACTCAAGCTTCCCGCCTCGTCGAGGTGTGCGAAGGCATTGAGCAGGAGCTGGGCATCCCGATCGTCAATAAGCGTATTTCTGTCACGCCGGTGTCCCTCATCACCGCCGGGGTGCAGGGCAATCCGGCGGATGTGGCCCGCGCGCTGGACAAAGCTGGCCGCGAGGTCGGCGTCAACTTCATTGGCGGGTACTCCGCCCTCGTGGCCAAAGGCGCGACCACCTCGGAAGAGGCCCTCATCCGCTCCATCCCTGAGGCGCTCTCGGAGACCGATGTTGTGTGTTCCTCGGTCAATATCGCGACCTCCCGGGCCGGCATCAACATGAATGCCGTGGCCACCATGGGCCAGGTCATCAAGGAAGCCGCCGAGCTGACGAAGGATCGTTCTGCGATCGCCTGCGCTAAGCTCGTCGTTTTCGCTAATTCCGTCGGTGACAATCCCTTCATGGCTGGGGCATATCACGGTGTCGAGGAGCCGGATTGCGTCGTCTCCGTCGGTGTCTCTGGCCCCGGTGTCGTCGATCGAGCACTGGGCAATCTCTCCGGTGCCAGCCTGGATCAGGTGGCGGAGGAGATCAAGAAGGCCGCGTTCAAGATCACCCGCGCCGGCCAGCTGGTCGGCAACATGGCCTCGGAGCGACTCGGGGTCCCCTTCGGTATCGTCGATTTGTCTCTCGCACCGACGGCGGAGCAGGGCGATTCGGTCGCCCACATCCTCGAGCATATGGGCTTGGATCAGGTGGGAACCCACGGCACGACCGCCGCGTTGGCACTGCTCAATGATGCCGTGAAGAAGGGCGGCATGATGGCCTGCTCCCGGGTCGGCGGTTTGTCCGGGTCCTTCATCCCCGTCTCGGAGGATAAGGGCATGATCGACGCCGTCCGCGCGGGGTCCATCTCCATGGACAAGCTCGAGGCCATGACGGCGATCTGTTCGGTGGGCTTCGACATGATCGCCATCCCCGGTGATACCTCTGCTGAGACCATTTCGGGCATGATCGCCGACGAGGCCGCCATCGGTGTCATGAATCATAAGACCACCGCGGTCCGCGTCATTCCCGTCCCTGGGACGAAGCCTGGTGACGAGGTCAGCTTCGGCGGTTTGCTGGGATACGCGCCAGTGATCCCCGTCAATCAGGTGGGCAACGCCGAGTTCATTCGCCGGGGTGGGTTCATCCCCGCGCCGGTTCATGGCATGCGCAACTAG
- the acnA gene encoding aconitate hydratase AcnA has protein sequence MTESKNSFNAKRTLEVGDKSYDYFALDAVPGMEKLPYSLKVLGENLLRTEDGANITTEHIEAIANWDPKAEPSIEIQFTPARVLMQDFTGVACVVDLATMREAVKTLGGDPDKVNPLNPAEMVIDHSVIVEAFGTSDAIDKNVAIEYQRNEERYQFLRWGAENFSNFRVVPPGTGIVHQVNIEYLSRVVFDNDGVAYPDSCIGTDSHTTMENGLGILGWGVGGIEAEAAMLGQPVSMLIPRVVGFKLNGEIPAGVTATDVVLTITEMLRAHGVVQKFVEFYGNGVKSVPLANRATIGNMSPEFGSTCAMFPIDEETIKYLELTGRSAEDIARVEAYAKAQGMWLEMDAPEAEYSEYLELDLSTVVPSIAGPKRPQDRILLSNSKSAFRKDLPTYSDGETKEAVRATKVEGDSYNQSFPGHGESAAASAEGRASSPVIVESPQGGEYTLDHGMVAIASITSCTNTSNPSVLVAAGLLARKANELGLKSKPWIKTICAPGSQVVDGYFKRADLWKDLEALGFYLSGFGCTSCIGNSGPLPAEVSAAINEHDLAATAVLSGNRNFEGRISPDVKMNYLASPPLVIAYAIAGTMDFDFETDPLGQDQDGNDVFLKDIWPSTEEIESTIEGAISRELYEADYADVFKGDQQWQDLDIPTGKTFEWDEDSTYIRKAPYFDGMPAEAQPVTDIKGARVLAKLGDSVTTDHISPASSIKPGTPAALYLDSKGVERQDYNSLGSRRGNHEVMVRGTFANIRLANQLVDVTGGYTRDFTLEGGPQAFIYDAAVNYEAAGIPLVVLGGKEYGTGSSRDWAAKGTNLLGVKAVITESFERIHRSNLIGMGVIPLQFPAGQSHESLGLDGTETFDIEGIEELNNGVTPETVKVTATKENGDVVSFDAVVRIDTPGEADYYRNGGILQFVLRQMANN, from the coding sequence GTGACCGAAAGCAAGAACTCCTTCAACGCCAAGCGCACCCTCGAGGTCGGCGACAAGTCTTATGACTACTTCGCCCTCGATGCCGTGCCAGGTATGGAGAAACTGCCTTACTCCCTCAAGGTTCTCGGTGAGAATCTGCTGCGCACCGAAGACGGCGCCAACATCACCACCGAGCACATCGAGGCAATTGCCAACTGGGATCCGAAGGCTGAGCCTTCCATCGAGATCCAGTTCACCCCGGCCCGTGTGCTCATGCAGGACTTCACCGGTGTTGCTTGTGTCGTCGACCTTGCCACCATGCGCGAGGCCGTGAAGACCCTCGGCGGCGACCCGGATAAGGTCAACCCGCTGAACCCGGCCGAGATGGTCATTGACCACTCGGTCATCGTTGAGGCATTCGGTACCTCTGACGCGATTGATAAGAACGTCGCGATTGAGTACCAGCGCAACGAGGAGCGCTACCAGTTCCTGCGTTGGGGTGCGGAGAACTTCTCCAACTTCCGCGTCGTTCCCCCCGGAACCGGCATCGTGCACCAGGTCAACATCGAGTACTTGTCCCGCGTGGTCTTCGACAACGACGGTGTCGCGTACCCGGATAGCTGCATCGGCACGGACTCCCACACCACCATGGAGAATGGTTTGGGCATCCTTGGCTGGGGCGTCGGCGGTATCGAGGCAGAGGCAGCCATGCTGGGCCAGCCTGTCTCCATGCTCATCCCCCGCGTCGTGGGCTTCAAGCTCAACGGCGAAATCCCGGCCGGCGTCACTGCTACCGACGTCGTGCTCACCATCACCGAAATGCTCCGCGCACACGGTGTGGTTCAGAAGTTCGTCGAGTTCTACGGCAACGGCGTTAAGTCCGTCCCGCTGGCTAACCGCGCCACCATCGGCAACATGTCCCCGGAGTTCGGCTCCACCTGTGCCATGTTCCCGATCGACGAGGAGACCATCAAGTACCTCGAGCTCACCGGCCGCTCCGCCGAGGACATCGCCCGCGTCGAGGCTTACGCCAAAGCCCAGGGCATGTGGCTCGAAATGGATGCTCCGGAGGCAGAGTACTCCGAGTACCTCGAGCTGGATCTGTCCACCGTGGTGCCCTCCATCGCTGGCCCGAAGCGCCCGCAGGACCGCATCCTCCTGTCGAACTCTAAGTCTGCGTTCCGCAAGGACCTGCCGACCTACTCCGATGGTGAGACCAAGGAAGCCGTCCGCGCCACCAAGGTGGAGGGCGACTCCTACAACCAGTCCTTCCCGGGCCACGGCGAGTCCGCTGCAGCCTCCGCGGAAGGCCGCGCATCGAGCCCGGTCATTGTGGAGTCCCCGCAGGGTGGCGAGTACACCCTCGACCACGGCATGGTGGCCATCGCCTCCATCACTTCGTGCACCAACACCTCCAACCCGTCGGTGCTCGTCGCCGCTGGCCTGCTGGCCCGTAAGGCCAACGAGCTGGGCCTGAAGTCGAAGCCCTGGATCAAGACCATTTGTGCCCCGGGCTCCCAGGTCGTCGATGGCTACTTCAAGCGCGCCGATCTGTGGAAGGACCTGGAAGCCCTCGGCTTCTACCTTTCCGGTTTCGGTTGTACCTCCTGCATCGGTAACTCCGGCCCGCTTCCGGCCGAGGTGTCCGCCGCCATCAACGAGCACGACTTGGCTGCCACCGCAGTCCTGTCCGGCAACCGTAACTTCGAGGGTCGTATCTCCCCCGACGTGAAGATGAACTACCTGGCCTCCCCGCCGCTGGTCATCGCCTACGCCATCGCCGGCACCATGGACTTCGACTTTGAGACTGATCCGCTGGGTCAGGATCAGGATGGCAACGATGTCTTCCTCAAGGACATCTGGCCCTCCACCGAGGAGATCGAGTCCACCATCGAGGGAGCTATCTCCCGCGAGCTCTACGAAGCTGACTACGCCGATGTGTTCAAGGGCGATCAGCAGTGGCAGGACCTGGATATCCCGACCGGTAAGACCTTCGAGTGGGATGAGGATTCCACCTACATCCGCAAGGCTCCTTACTTCGACGGCATGCCCGCCGAAGCTCAGCCGGTCACCGACATCAAGGGCGCCCGCGTCCTGGCGAAGCTCGGCGACTCGGTCACCACCGACCACATCTCCCCTGCTTCCTCGATCAAGCCCGGCACCCCGGCTGCTCTGTACCTGGATTCCAAGGGCGTTGAGCGTCAGGACTACAACTCGCTCGGTTCCCGTCGTGGTAACCACGAGGTCATGGTCCGCGGTACCTTTGCCAACATCCGCCTGGCCAACCAGCTGGTCGACGTCACGGGTGGCTACACCCGCGACTTCACCCTCGAGGGTGGCCCGCAGGCGTTTATTTATGACGCCGCCGTTAACTACGAGGCAGCCGGTATCCCGCTGGTCGTCCTCGGCGGCAAGGAGTACGGCACCGGTTCTTCCCGTGACTGGGCTGCCAAGGGCACCAACTTGCTGGGTGTCAAGGCCGTCATCACCGAGTCCTTCGAGCGTATTCACCGCTCGAACCTCATCGGCATGGGCGTTATCCCGCTGCAGTTCCCCGCTGGCCAGTCCCACGAGTCCCTGGGGCTGGATGGCACCGAGACCTTCGACATCGAAGGCATCGAGGAGCTCAACAACGGTGTGACCCCGGAGACGGTTAAGGTCACCGCCACCAAGGAGAACGGCGATGTGGTGTCCTTCGACGCAGTCGTCCGCATCGACACCCCTGGTGAGGCTGACTACTACCGCAACGGCGGCATCCTGCAGTTCGTCCTGCGTCAGATGGCCAACAACTAG
- a CDS encoding DUF1990 domain-containing protein, translated as MTYPDHLHLATLALAEGSSAGIDDSWHLTDHSAVLGMGEEVFAAASIRMLTWRAHAHAGVTVHQEGRLVRLSFGPTLSPCLILHEERTPTRTALVYGTLPGHIERGEEAFIVEMAEDGTVRGRCVAFSQHSWWLARLGAPIARAVQRWVTARYVDGMRP; from the coding sequence GTGACCTACCCTGATCACTTGCACTTGGCGACGTTAGCGCTCGCCGAGGGCTCGTCAGCTGGCATCGACGATTCTTGGCACCTGACCGACCACAGCGCAGTGCTGGGGATGGGGGAGGAGGTGTTTGCGGCGGCGTCGATACGCATGCTGACCTGGCGGGCGCATGCCCACGCCGGAGTGACCGTCCACCAAGAAGGCCGCCTCGTGCGGCTGAGCTTTGGACCCACGCTGTCGCCGTGCCTCATCCTCCATGAGGAACGCACCCCCACCCGGACAGCCCTCGTCTACGGCACGCTTCCCGGACACATCGAACGTGGGGAAGAGGCCTTCATAGTGGAGATGGCGGAAGACGGCACGGTGCGTGGCCGGTGCGTGGCCTTTTCCCAGCATTCCTGGTGGCTTGCCCGCCTCGGAGCGCCAATAGCGCGAGCCGTGCAGCGATGGGTGACAGCCCGCTATGTTGACGGCATGCGCCCCTGA